One Notolabrus celidotus isolate fNotCel1 chromosome 18, fNotCel1.pri, whole genome shotgun sequence DNA window includes the following coding sequences:
- the LOC117830358 gene encoding choline O-acetyltransferase-like: MPIMEKESCRDRDSQVLPKVPVPPLKQTLDTYLKCVQPLVKEEQFKKTKAIVEKFGATGGIGEMLQKKLLERREKTNNWVYEYWLEDMYLNNRLALPVNSSPVMVFPKQTFRDQKDALRFSARLIRGVLAYKALIDVQALPVDFARGQLAGTPLCMEQYYRLFTSYRHPGLKTDTLKVQMNAASSVPEHIIVACKNQFFMLDVTPSGKQLNETEIFSQLEKILKTANSAEEKLPPFGLLTSDGRTEWAQARDVLTKDQINKDSLALIESCICVVCLDEPSGLEPRDTTRALLMLHGGGREKNGANRWYDKSMQFVVGMDGVCGVVCEHSAFEGIVLVQCSEYVMRYITGTPSKMASAASVRELPPPRRLLWKCNAHIQGLLTEAGDRLQRLVNNLDMDVFKFDAYGKDLIKKQKMSPDAFIQVALQLAFFKCRGRLVSTYESASIRRFQDGRVDNIRSATPEALAFVKSMTDERVTYTDSEKMKRLRDAISSQTNYTIAAITGMAIDNHLLGLLRISKELNMEKPDIFCDETFVASNQFILSTSQVPTNVEMFCCYGPVVPNGYGACYNPQSDHILFCVSSFWENTETSSAVFVKALNEGLLEIRDLCNRSSAAASKPADTGQGAGQPQKSGK, from the exons ATGCCAATCATGGAGAAAGAATCGTGCAGAGACCGAGACAGCCAA GTGCTGCCGAAAGTCCCTGTGCCCCCGCTGAAACAAACCCTCGACACGTACCTGAAGTGTGTCCAGCCCCTGGTGAAAGAGGAGCAGTTTAAGAAGACGAAGGCCATCGTGGAGAAGTTTGGGGCTACAGGAGGGATCGGAGAGATGCTGCAAAAGAAGCTTCTAGAAAGGAGGGAGAAGACAAACAACTGG GTGTATGAGTACTGGCTGGAGGACATGTACCTGAACAACAGGTTGGCTCTGCCCGTTAACTCCAGTCCGGTCATGGTGTTTCCTAAGCAGACGTTCAGGGATCAGAAAGATGCTCTCAG ATTTTCTGCTCGCCTCATCAGAGGAGTTCTGGCCTACAAGGCTCTCATTGATGT GCAAGCTCTGCCGGTGGATTTTGCTCGAGGCCAGCTAGCCGGGACTCCTCTGTGCATGGAGCAATACTaccgcctcttcacctcctaCCGACACCCGGGGCTGAAGACAGACACACTGAAGGTCCAGATGAACGCGGCCTCCTCAGTGCCAGAGCACATCATTGTGGCATGCAAGAACCAG TTTTTCATGTTGGATGTAACCCCAAGTGGCAAGCAGCTCAATGAGACAGAGATCTTTTCTCAACTTGAGAAAATCCTGAAAACAGCAAACAGCGCTGAAGAGAAACTCCCTCCTTTTGGCCTCCTGACATCTGACGGGAGAACAGAGTGGGCTCAAGCCAGAGATGTCCTAACAAAAG ATCAGATCAACAAAGACTCACTGGCCCTGATTGAGAGCTGCATTTGTGTGGTGTGTCTGGACGAACCTAGTGGTCTGGAGCCCAGAGATACGACCAGGGCTCTGCTGATGCTGCATGGCGGAGGCAGGGAGAAGAATGGGGCAAACCGCTGGTATGATAAGTCAATGCAG TTTGTTGTAGGAATGGACGGAGTATGTGGAGTCGTGTGCGAGCATTCAGCGTTTGAGGGAATAGTCCTGGTGCAGTGCTCGGAATATGTCATGAGATACAT AACAGGTACTCCATCCAAGATGGCGAGTGCAGCCAGTGTCAGAGAACTTCCCCCTCCAAGACGGCTGCTCTGGAAATGTAACGCACATATCCAGGGACTCCTAACAGAAGCTGGAGACAGACTCCAAAG gCTGGTGAATAATCTCGACATGGATGTTTTCAAGTTCGATGCATATGGGAAAGATTTGATCAAAAAACAGAAGATGAGTCCGGATGCATTCATACAAGTTGCCTTACAACTTGCATTTTTCAA ATGCAGAGGAAGGCTCGTGTCCACCTATGAGAGCGCGTCCATTCGACGTTTCCAAGATGGTCGAGTGGATAACATTCGCTCTGCCACCCCTGAGGCCCTGGCTTTTGTTAAGTCCATGACAGATGAGAGGGTCACTTACACC GATTCGGAAAAAATGAAGCGACTGAGGGATGCAATTAGTTCCCAGACAAACTATACAATTGCA GCTATTACAGGAATGGCGATAGACAATCATCTCCTCGGGCTCCTAAGGATCTCAAAGGAGCTCAACATGGAGAAACCGGACATCTTCTGTGATGAGACATTTGTGGCCAGTAATCAGTTCATCCTCTCTACCAGTCAG GTCCCCACCAACGTAGAAATGTTCTGCTGCTACGGCCCGGTGGTTCCCAACGGCTACGGGGCCTGTTACAACCCACAGTCAGACCACATCCTCTTCTGCGTGTCCAGCTTCTGGGAGAACACAGAGACGAGCTCGGCTGTTTTCGTCAAAGCCCTGAACGAGGGCCTGCTGGAAATCAGGGACTTGTGCAATAGAAGCAGTGCTGCAGCAAGCAAACCGGCTGATACAGGCCAGGGAGCGGGCCAGCCTCAAAAATCAGGGAAGTAA
- the slc18a3b gene encoding probable vesicular acetylcholine transporter-B produces the protein MDEEGGSSGLVKSAAVKLSEMGERTKKLGTAMKDPHQQRRIILVIVCVALLLDNMLYMVIVPIIPDYLADLESEQSEHVHLVIHPNSSTNSTILDKNTKNNLDIQIGVLFASKAILQLLVNPLSGTFIDRVGYDIPLLIGLTVMFFSTCVFAIGENYATLFFARSLQGLGSAFADTSGIAMIADKYTEESERSKALGIALAFISFGSLVAPPFGGILYEFAGKKVPFIVLACICLADGFLLLTVIKPFSNRTRENMPVGTPIYRLMIDPYIAVVAGALTVCNIPLAFLEPTISNWMETTMHSTQWEMGLTWLPAFFPHVLGVYITVKLAAKHPNLQWFYGAVGMVIIGASSCTVPACKTFGQLIAPLCGICFGIALVDTALLPTLAFLVDVRHVSVYGSVYAIADISYSVAYAMGPIVAGQIVHNLGFVQLNLGMGLVNVLYAPALLLLRNVCQMKPSYSERDNLLEEAPQGLYDTIRMEERRAKKKGYSTAGNCLPVDENGFDSFKAQRSMSEESSGPEYT, from the coding sequence ATGGATGAAGAAGGAGGATCGTCCGGGCTGGTCAAATCAGCGGCAGTCAAACTATCTGAAATGGGGGAGAGAACCAAAAAACTTGGCACCGCCATGAAGGATCCTCACCAGCAGAGACGGATCATTTTAGTGATTGTTTGCGTGGCACTCCTGCTGGACAATATGCTCTACATGGTAATCGTGCCAATTATCCCGGACTATCTTGCAGACCTGGAGAGTGAGCAGTCAGAGCACGTCCACTTAGTGATCCACCCCAACTCTTCAACCAACAGCACAATCCTAGACAAAAACACCAAGAACAATTTAGATATCCAGATAGGAGTACTTTTTGCGTCCAAAGCCATCCTGCAGCTCCTAGTGAACCCGCTGTCTGGGACTTTCATAGATCGTGTTGGATATGACATTCCACTTTTAATTGGACTTACTGTAATGTTCTTCTCCACCTGCGTCTTTGCAATCGGGGAGAACTATGCCACTCTGTTTTTCGCCAGAAGTTTGCAGGGTCTCGGTTCTGCATTCGCAGACACCTCCGGTATAGCAATGATAGCTGACAAGTACACAGAGGAGTCGGAGAGGAGCAAGGCGCTGGGGATCGCCCTTGCGTTCATCTCGTTCGGGAGCCTGGTGGCACCTCCTTTCGGGGGCATCCTGTACGAGTTCGCGGGGAAGAAAGTACCCTTCATTGTGCTCGCCTGCATCTGCCTGGCGGACGGCTTCCTGCTGCTCACAGTCATCAAACCCTTCTCCAACAGGACTAGAGAGAACATGCCTGTGGGCACCCCCATATACAGACTCATGATTGACCCGTATATAGCTGTGGTGGCTGGAGCGCTCACAGTGTGCAACATCCCACTGGCATTTCTGGAGCCCACTATATCCAACTGGATGGAGACCACCATGCACTCCACCCAGTGGGAGATGGGGCTCACGTGGCTCCCGGCCTTTTTCCCGCATGTTCTTGGTGTGTACATTACTGTTAAACTAGCAGCAAAGCATCCCAACTTGCAGTGGTTCTATGGAGCTGTAGGCATGGTTATCATAGGCGCGAGCTCCTGCACAGTCCCTGCATGCAAAACTTTTGGGCAGCTCATTGCGCCTTTGTGTGGCATTTGCTTCGGCATAGCGCTCGTAGACACAGCGCTGCTGCCCACACTCGCCTTTCTAGTCGACGTGCGTCATGTTTCAGTGTATGGAAGTGTTTACGCTATAGCAGATATCTCTTATTCTGTCGCTTATGCTATGGGTCCTATAGTAGCAGGGCAGATCGTGCACAATCTCGGGTTTGTGCAGCTCAATCTGGGTATGGGTCTTGTTAATGTGCTTTACGCGCcagctctcctgctgctgcGCAACGTGTGCCAAATGAAACCGTCCTACTCAGAGAGGGATAACCTGTTAGAGGAGGCTCCGCAGGGGCTGTACGACACTatcaggatggaggagaggagggcaaAAAAGAAGGGCTACAGTACTGCAGGAAACTGCTTGCCAGTAGATGAAAATGGGTTCGATTCCTTCAAAGCACAGCGGTCCATGTCAGAGGAGTCGTCCGGTCCGGAGTACACTTAA